Proteins encoded together in one Sinorhizobium meliloti window:
- a CDS encoding patatin-like phospholipase family protein — MTEVAMEQNLSTICKAAGSEGEPTIALALGGGGARGLAHIHVIEALDEMGLRPAVVAGSSIGALMGAGVAAGMSGKEIREHVLSTVGRRGEVLNRLWRLRPTSLAEAVTSGFRVGQFNIERVLKAFLPEAVPVRFSDLAIPLKIIVTDYYGQTERVCESGDLYKALAASCALPAVFMPVKIDGRVMIDGGIYNPIPFDHLRGLADIVVAVDVVGGPDGDGETIPSRIDSLFGATQLMMQSIITMKMQAGAPDILLRPDVGRFRVLDFLRAQELLTATSGTKDEVKRALAERIDRWKKGI, encoded by the coding sequence ATGACGGAGGTGGCGATGGAGCAGAACCTGTCCACGATATGCAAAGCCGCGGGTAGCGAGGGGGAGCCGACCATCGCGCTTGCCCTCGGCGGCGGCGGCGCGCGCGGACTTGCCCACATCCATGTCATCGAGGCGCTTGATGAGATGGGGCTTCGGCCGGCGGTCGTCGCCGGTTCGTCGATCGGCGCTCTCATGGGCGCGGGCGTGGCCGCCGGCATGAGCGGGAAGGAAATCCGTGAACACGTGCTTTCGACCGTCGGCCGGCGTGGGGAGGTTCTCAACCGCCTATGGCGATTGAGGCCGACCAGTCTTGCCGAGGCTGTGACGAGCGGCTTCCGCGTCGGCCAGTTCAATATAGAGCGTGTGCTGAAGGCCTTCCTGCCTGAGGCGGTGCCTGTCCGCTTCTCCGATCTGGCCATCCCCCTGAAAATCATCGTCACCGACTATTACGGGCAGACGGAGCGGGTCTGCGAAAGCGGGGACCTCTACAAGGCGCTCGCTGCCTCCTGTGCCCTGCCGGCGGTATTCATGCCGGTGAAGATCGACGGCCGCGTGATGATCGACGGCGGCATCTATAATCCGATCCCCTTCGATCACCTGCGCGGACTGGCGGATATCGTCGTCGCCGTCGATGTCGTCGGCGGGCCGGATGGCGACGGGGAGACGATCCCGAGCCGTATCGACAGCCTGTTCGGCGCGACCCAGTTGATGATGCAGTCGATCATCACGATGAAGATGCAGGCCGGCGCACCGGATATTCTCCTGCGTCCCGATGTCGGGCGGTTCCGCGTCCTGGATTTCCTGCGGGCGCAGGAATTGCTTACCGCCACCAGCGGGACCAAGGACGAGGTGAAGCGCGCGCTGGCAGAGCGTATCGATCGGTGGAAGAAGGGGATATAG